The following coding sequences are from one Lolium rigidum isolate FL_2022 chromosome 6, APGP_CSIRO_Lrig_0.1, whole genome shotgun sequence window:
- the LOC124662883 gene encoding pentatricopeptide repeat-containing protein At1g33350-like, producing MSLPQHLAAGELLTALHGTGELLTALRGATCPSSAIRLYSLLRIRLRPSDPPHCAGRVAVFALKPLSAAASLPLLSHFHGHLLRSNLLANPHVASSLLRSYSLLSPAVARHLFDEIPPATCNTFVVNVMLSSLCRSSDLASARLFFDGIPDKDVVSWSTMLACYFSHGRVADGLAFFRAMTLTPEIAADSAMLVTILTGCASAGLLPLFCRSIHGYIVRRRIPASMYLGTSLIDCYAKANRIDYASRVFARVPSRCVMHWTAMICGMTMHLQSEEAIRLFEEMRRRGVRPNAMTFTAVLRACGHAGLMEQGREFFKLMVEKYDIEPSIHHYGCMVDIFAKAGQLDGAYDVIKTMRLEPNLIIWTSLLVACKRFKNFDIAVEGIEKVLEMEISDENLGLYMLMSDLYAMGGRWDDVVKVRRLMEEHIVRKNRGLSPIKAGELRALTVPATT from the coding sequence ATGTCCCTTCCTCaacacctcgccgccggcgaacTCCTCACCGCCCTCCACGGCACCGGCGAGCTCCTCACGGCCCTCCGCGGCGCCACCTGCCCCTCCTCGGCCATCCGCCTGTACTCCCTCCTCCGCATCCGCCTCCGCCCCTCAGATCCTCCTCATTGCGCCGGGCGCGTCGCCGTCTTCGCCCTCAAgcccctctccgccgccgcctccctccctctcctctcccacTTCCACGGGCACCTCCTCAGGTCCAACCTCCTCGCGAACCCCCACGTCGCATCCTCCCTCCTCCGCTCCTACTCGCTCCTCTCCCCCGCCGTCGCCCGCCACCTGTTCGATGAAATACCCCCCGCCACATGCAACACGTTCGTCGTCAACGTCATGCTCTCTTCCCTCTGCCGGTCCTCCGACCTCGCCTCCGCGCGTCTATTCTTCGACGGCATTCCCGACAAGGACGTCGTCTCCTGGTCCACTATGCTGGCCTGCTATTTCTCCCACGGCCGCGTAGCCGACGGCCTCGCCTTCTTCCGCGCCATGACGCTCACCCCCGAGATTGCCGCAGACTCCGCGATGCTCGTCACTATCCTCACGGGCTGTGCGTCGGCTGGCTTGCTGCCGCTGTTCTGCAGGTCCATCCATGGGTACATTGTGCGGCGCCGCATCCCAGCCAGCATGTACCTCGGCACGTCGCTCATTGACTGCTATGCGAAGGCAAACCGCATCGATTATGCTTCACGTGTGTTTGCACGCGTGCCTTCCAGGTGCGTAATGCACTGGACTGCGATGATTTGCGGGATGACTATGCATCTGCAAAGTGAAGAAGCTATCCGGCTGTTTGAGGAGATGCGTCGACGAGGAGTGCGCCCGAATGCGATGACATTCACAGCCGTGCTCAGGGCGTGTGGGCATGCTGGTCTGATGGAGCAAGGGAGGGAGTTCTTCAAACTTATGGTTGAGAAGTATGACATTGAGCCAAGTATACATCACTATGGCTGCATGGTTGATATCTTTGCAAAGGCAGGGCAGCTGGACGGTGCTTATGATGTCATCAAGACCATGAGACTGGAGCCAAATCTCATCATCTGGACCTCATTGCTAGTGGCGTGCAAGAGGTTTAAGAATTTTGACATTGCGGTGGAGGGAATAGAGAAAGTTCTCGAAATGGAGATATCTGATGAAAATCTTGGATTATACATGCTTATGTCTGACCTGTATGCTATGGGTGGGCGGTGGGATGATGTTGTAAAGGTTAGAAGATTGATGGAGGAACATATTGTGCGGAAGAACAGAGGGTTGAGCCCCATCAAGGCAGGTGAACTGCGGGCCTTGACTGTTCCTGCAACCACTTGA
- the LOC124665918 gene encoding beta-1,2-xylosyltransferease XAX1-like: protein MSSTAYSRPSKLPGGAGERRLPPRLMRSFTGKIEPKKLGLGLLAGGCLALLTYVSLAKLFAIYSPVFASTANTSGLLQNAPPGSSSAPRKEAVPPLEDTTFAGRKNDDPADPVDFPEEGPAVAVTEEPGLPEALVSKKEKEAALLSEPNPSEKDQGKSIGDAKMACDENGVDEGFPYARPAVCELSGDIRVSPKQKTMYLVNPAGAAAGFDEKGEKKVRPYARNDDFLLPAVVEVTVKSLPSAEAAPQCTKRHRVPAVVFSVAGYTDNFFHDNTDVMIPLFLTAGHLKGEVQLLITNYKPWWVQKYTPLLSKLSNYPVINFDEDAGVHCFTQGFLGMYRDRDLILSPHPTRNPRNVTMLDYNRFVRAAYGLRREQPAVLGEEPGMRPQMLIISRSGTRKLLNLDEVAAAATALGFNVTVAEAGADVPAFAALVNSADVLLAVHGAGLTNQIFLPTNAVVLQIVPWGNMNWQATNFYGQPARDMQLRYLEYFVDEEETSLKDKYPKDHVVFKDPKALHTQGWQVLAETIMKQDVKVNLTRFQPFLLQTIDKLQE from the exons ATGTCGTCGACGGCGTACTCGCGGCCGTCGAAGCTCCCGGGCGGGGCCGGCGAGCGGAGGCTGCCGCCGCGGCTCATGAGGAGCTTCACCGGCAAGATCGAGCCCAAGAAGCTCGGCCTCGGCCTCCTCGCCGGCGGATGCCTCGCGCTCCTCACCTACGTCTCCCTCGCCAAGCTCTTCGCCATCTACTCCCCTGTATTCG cCAGCACGGCCAACACCTCAGGCCTGCTGCAGAACGCGCCGCCGGGCTCGTCATCCGCTCCGCGGAAGGAGGCCGTTCCTCCGCTGGAAGATACAACATTTGCTGGCCGCAAGAACGACGACCCCGCGGATCCCGTCGATTTCCCGGAGGAGGGCCCGGCGGTCGCGGTCACCGAGGAGCCCGGCTTGCCGGAGGCGCTAGTCTCGAAAAAGGAGAAGGAGGCGGCGCTGCTCTCCGAGCCTAATCCAT CTGAGAAGGATCAGGGCAAGAGCATTGGGGATGCCAAGATGGCGTGCGACGAGAACGGCGTCGACGAGGGCTTCCCGTACGCGCGGCCGGCGGTGTGCGAGCTGTCCGGCGACATCCGCGTCAGCCCCAAGCAGAAGACCATGTACCTCGTGAaccccgccggcgccgccgccggcttcGACGAGAAGGGCGAGAAGAAGGTCCGCCCGTACGCCCGCAACGACGACTTCCTGCTCCCGGCCGTCGTGGAGGTCACCGTCAAGTCCCTCCCTTCCGCGGAGGCCGCGCCGCAGTGCACGAAGCGGCACCGCGTGCCCGCCGTGGTGTTCTCCGTCGCCGGATACACGGACAACTTCTTCCACGACAACACGGACGTGATGATCCCGCTCTTCCTCACGGCGGGCCACCTCAAGGGCGAGGTGCAGCTGCTCATCACCAACTACAAGCCGTGGTGGGTGCAGAAGTACACGCCGCTCCTCAGCAAGCTCTCCAACTACCCCGTCATCAACTTCGACGAGGACGCCGGCGTGCACTGCTTCACGCAGGGCTTCCTCGGCATGTACCGCGACCGCGACCTCATCCTCTCTCCACACCCGACCCGCAACCCGCGCAATGTCACAATGCTTGACTACAACCGCTTCGTGCGCGCCGCGTACGGGCTGCGCCGCGAGCAGCCCGCCGTGCTCGGGGAGGAGCCCGGGATGCGGCCCCAGATGCTCATCATCTCCCGCAGCGGCACGCGCAAGCTGCTCAACCTGGACGAGGTGGCTGCGGCCGCGACGGCCCTCGGGTTCAACGTGACGGTGGCCGAGGCCGGCGCTGACGTGCCGGCGTTCGCCGCGCTGGTGAACTCTGCGGACGTGCTCTTGGCAGTCCATGGTGCCGGTCTCACCAACCAGATCTTCCTGCCAACCAACGCCGTCGTGCTGCAGATCGTGCCTTGGGGGAACATGAACTGGCAGGCCACCAACTTCTACGGCCAGCCGGCGCGGGACATGCAGCTCCGGTACCTCGAGTActtcgtcgacgaggaggagacCAGCCTCAAGGACAAGTACCCCAAGGATCACGTCGTCTTCAAGGACCCCAAGGCACTCCACACTCAGGGCTGGCAGGTGCTCGCCGAGACTATCATGAAGCAGGATGTCAAGGTCAACCTCACCAGGTTCCAGCCGTTCCTGCTGCAGACCATCGACAAGCTACAAGAGTAA
- the LOC124668525 gene encoding phenolic glucoside malonyltransferase 1-like: MGAAGNLLVIDATVVTPSDDLPARSLPLTFFDVKWLRPPPVQRLFLYRLDRQHHHGTAQQLVSDLRRSLSMVLTLFYPLAGHVRLTPGTDRYELFYQPGDGVAFTAAEYDVHVDDLASCSDDEPVPVAKLAPLLPPLPKGRAVLAVQATVLLGGSGLALGITLHHSACDGASSTHFLHTWAAACAGVDMPPPPVIDRTLIADPKNLYGIYTKGMVPSDGAEIEFAGTSLASYPADQLLATFTLSQELLRGIKDALAAEAARHGAATMPFKCSSLIAAYSFIWSCYCRAKQSQNLVDDGDRTKTTYFLFSVDHRTRLDPPVPKWYLGNCLGPAIAAARHDELAADALGGLFAAFTAIADALEEAVGEGARDRWDGCVERVKEAVKAGVLSVAGSPRFGVYDVDFGFGRPAKVDIVSVAKTGAMSMAEGRGSLGGVEVGISLPPAGMDRFRRCFSDGIRAVGGK, translated from the coding sequence ATGGGGGCCGCCGGCAATCTCCTGGTCATTGACGCGACGGTCGTCACGCCCTCCGACGATCTCCCGGCGCGCTCCTTGCCACTGACCTTCTTCGACGTCAAATGGCTCCGCCCGCCGCCCGTCCAGCGCCTCTTCCTCTACCGCCTCGAccgccagcaccaccacggcaccGCCCAGCAGCTCGTCTCCGACCTCAGGCGCTCCCTCTCCATGGTCCTCACGCTCTTCTACCCGCTCGCCGGCCACGTCCGCCTTACGCCGGGCACTGACCGCTACGAGCTCTTCTACCAGCCCGGCGACGGCGTCGCCTTCACCGCCGCCGAGTACGACGTCCACGTCGACGACCTCGCCAGCTGCTCCGACGATGAGCCCGTCCCGGTCGCTAAGCTCGCGCCGCTCTTGCCACCGCTCCCCAAGGGCCGGGCGGTGCTCGCCGTGCAGGCCACGGTGCTGCTTGGCGGGAGTGGCCTCGCTCTCGGCATCACACTGCACCACTCCGCCTGCGACGGCGCCAGCTCCACGCACTTCCTGCACACCTGGGCGGCCGCTTGCGCCGGTGTTGACATGCCTCCCCCGCCCGTCATCGACCGCACGCTCATCGCCGACCCCAAGAACCTGTACGGCATCTATACCAAAGGAATGGTGCCCAGCGACGGCGCCGAGATCGAGTTCGCTGGCACCAGCCTGGCCTCTTACCCTGCCGACCAGCTCCTCGCCACGTTCACGCTGTCTCAGGAGCTCCTGCGTGGCATCAAGGACGCgctcgctgccgaggcggcgagGCACGGCGCCGCAACGATGCCGTTCAAGTGCTCGTCGCTGATCGCCGCCTACAGCTTCATCTGGTCCTGCTACTGCCGAGCCAAACAGAGTCAGAACCTCGTGGACGACGGCGACCGAACTAAAACAACATACTTTCTCTTCTCCGTCGACCATCGGACGCGGCTGGACCCACCCGTCCCGAAGTGGTACCTGGGGAACTGCCTCGGCCCAGCCATCGCCGCTGCCCGCCACGACGAGTTGGCCGCCGACGCCTTGGGTGGCCTGTTCGCGGCGTTCACGGCGATCGCCGACGCGCTGGAGGAAGCGGTGGGCGAGGGGGCGCGGGACCGGTGGGACGGATGCGTGGAGCGGGTGAAGGAGGCGGTGAAGGCCGGCGTGCTGTCGGTGGCCGGGTCGCCGAGGTTCGGCGTGTACGACGTCGACTTCGGGTTCGGCCGACCAGCCAAGGTGGACATCGTGTCCGTGGCCAAGACCGGGGCCATGTCAATGGCCGAGGGGCGCGGCAGCCTTGGCGGTGTGGAGGTCGGCATCTCGTTGCCGCCGGCTGGGATGGACCGTTTCCGGCGGTGCTTTTCCGACGGCATTCGTGCCGTGGGCGGAAAATAG